From Haloglomus litoreum, the proteins below share one genomic window:
- a CDS encoding acyl-CoA dehydrogenase family protein, whose amino-acid sequence MVDFGLSEEERAIRQTAREFAENEIAPVAQHHEETGEWPREVWEQAVDAGLVGGSIPVEYGGAGLSQLEMSLFMEEISRVDAGMLAAIGTQFGTRMIKEYGTEEQKEWILRGVANGDLIGALGNTEPNHGSNAAGIETTAEKDGDEYVIDGVKTFITHGTIADYVLTMCRTGEEGHGGISAIIVETDRDGFEVESEIHKLGWNASETAQLRYDGVRVPEENLVGYEDAGFYQLMEFFEEERVGIGAQALGIAQGCLEETVDYVKQREQFDRELREFQAVQHKVADMAMKVELARRLVYDAAQRVDDGEKPTKLASMAKLYASEIAEEVASDAIQLHGGNGYTTDYAVSRHYKHTKIYQIGEGASEIQRNIIAKEVLDL is encoded by the coding sequence ATGGTCGACTTTGGCTTGTCCGAGGAGGAGCGTGCCATCAGGCAGACGGCCCGCGAGTTCGCCGAGAACGAGATCGCCCCCGTGGCCCAGCACCACGAGGAGACTGGCGAGTGGCCCCGTGAGGTCTGGGAACAGGCCGTCGACGCCGGTCTCGTCGGCGGCTCCATTCCGGTCGAGTACGGCGGCGCCGGGCTCTCGCAGCTGGAGATGAGCCTGTTCATGGAGGAGATCTCACGCGTCGATGCGGGGATGCTCGCCGCGATCGGCACGCAGTTCGGCACGCGGATGATCAAGGAGTACGGCACCGAGGAGCAGAAGGAGTGGATCCTCCGGGGCGTCGCGAACGGCGACCTCATCGGCGCCCTCGGCAACACCGAACCGAACCACGGCTCGAACGCGGCCGGCATCGAGACCACGGCGGAGAAGGACGGCGACGAGTACGTCATCGACGGCGTCAAGACGTTCATCACGCACGGTACCATCGCCGACTACGTCCTCACGATGTGCCGCACGGGCGAGGAGGGCCACGGCGGTATCTCGGCCATCATCGTCGAGACCGACCGCGACGGCTTCGAGGTCGAGAGCGAGATCCACAAGCTGGGCTGGAACGCCTCAGAGACCGCACAGCTGCGTTACGACGGTGTTCGCGTCCCGGAGGAGAACCTCGTCGGCTACGAGGACGCCGGTTTCTACCAGCTGATGGAGTTCTTCGAGGAGGAGCGCGTCGGTATCGGTGCCCAGGCGCTCGGCATCGCGCAGGGCTGCCTGGAGGAGACCGTCGACTACGTCAAGCAGCGCGAACAGTTCGACCGCGAGCTCCGCGAGTTCCAGGCGGTCCAGCACAAGGTCGCCGACATGGCGATGAAGGTCGAGTTGGCGCGTCGGCTGGTGTACGATGCGGCACAACGGGTGGACGACGGCGAGAAGCCGACGAAACTCGCGTCGATGGCGAAGCTGTACGCGAGCGAGATCGCCGAGGAGGTCGCCTCCGACGCCATCCAGCTCCACGGCGGCAACGGGTACACCACCGACTACGCCGTCTCCCGGCACTACAAACACACGAAGATCTACCAGATCGGCGAGGGCGCCAGCGAGATCCAGCGCAACATCATCGCGAAGGAGGTGCTGGACCTGTGA
- a CDS encoding DUF7537 family lipoprotein, with protein sequence MPDVGLLTPPSRRALVTVALVVLVALAGCNGLSDLGLDDAVPGGSDGDASFAAVTANESLDTVSSFTLDIETRTARGDRTVEERQTIRAGDGRVAATQRRRITGEAETVVSTDSYSEDGMTYLRTGIPGVEAYSYERRATDSLLNGTAPTNLSAQFAFDHARTDDGDHLFTVDDPGQIRGDVATDDVRNVSVRVRVDDGTGRISDLTYHLELAADGGTLTYHTERTLSAVGETTVERPDWLAEAARRTGGNVTLSDGGGGATDLGDPIGGGTVYPSLSVSELREEVVVRRQAGFDVRNATRGDYTALRQGPFVHDGQVYGVVTGNKDTYEENVSLFTAVYAFETETMAPNWRFELPADHELAGAPTLTDGTVYLVGAEVARPETPGSYTLYAVDAATGEEQWSRDIGSIRRGQLQRIRERTRTQPYPSFLLDGQVAVRDGRVYVVNATLGPQRLLALDAESGDEVWRFDGVVSGVAHHEDRVYLGGSTDAGNGTYALDAATGRQVWFHRDAEAPYPLFASLADADGVYLRSLSNASTRTTILALDAEDGTVRWEFADGGPPMSLLDSNASAGTVFLRIGAQEMQKLDAGTGDIDWHIGTNREAVRWRAVAGAANVYLGDDYELWGVDRTDARFEGTESEGTWTVRRDPNSLGSNELSAVREVNGIVYTLDDAGTVQAYDADDGERLYEHQFQYAEITRVAVTDRKAYVGLDTGQLYALAPVPEAVAQRESATPAGDATAADAGDGGRPTSAVGPGFGLVGALAALLLGLVTRRWWA encoded by the coding sequence GTGCCTGACGTGGGGCTCCTCACTCCCCCCTCGCGCCGTGCGCTCGTCACGGTCGCCCTCGTCGTCCTCGTCGCGCTCGCGGGCTGTAACGGGCTCTCCGACCTCGGCCTCGACGACGCGGTGCCGGGCGGCTCGGACGGGGACGCCTCGTTCGCGGCCGTGACGGCCAACGAGTCGCTCGACACGGTGTCGTCGTTCACCCTCGACATCGAGACGCGGACGGCCCGCGGTGACCGGACGGTCGAGGAACGACAGACCATCCGGGCGGGCGACGGCCGGGTGGCGGCCACCCAGCGCCGGCGCATCACGGGCGAGGCGGAGACGGTCGTCTCGACCGACTCCTACAGCGAGGACGGGATGACGTACCTCCGGACGGGCATCCCCGGCGTGGAGGCGTACAGCTACGAGCGGCGGGCGACGGACTCGTTGCTGAACGGGACGGCGCCGACGAACCTCTCGGCGCAGTTCGCGTTCGACCACGCCCGGACCGACGACGGCGACCACCTGTTCACCGTCGACGACCCCGGTCAGATCCGCGGTGACGTGGCGACCGACGACGTCCGGAACGTCTCGGTCAGGGTGCGCGTCGACGACGGTACGGGCCGCATCTCGGACCTGACGTACCACCTCGAACTCGCGGCCGACGGCGGCACACTCACGTACCACACCGAGCGTACGCTGTCGGCGGTCGGCGAGACGACGGTCGAGCGCCCCGACTGGCTGGCCGAGGCGGCACGGCGGACCGGCGGGAACGTGACGCTGTCTGACGGCGGTGGCGGTGCCACCGACCTCGGCGACCCCATCGGCGGCGGGACGGTCTACCCGTCGCTCTCCGTCTCCGAACTCCGCGAGGAGGTCGTGGTGCGTCGGCAGGCCGGCTTCGACGTCCGGAACGCGACGCGCGGTGACTACACCGCGCTCCGGCAGGGGCCGTTCGTCCACGACGGGCAGGTGTACGGCGTCGTCACCGGGAACAAGGACACCTACGAGGAGAACGTCTCGCTGTTCACCGCCGTCTACGCGTTCGAAACGGAGACGATGGCGCCGAACTGGCGGTTCGAACTCCCGGCCGACCACGAACTCGCGGGCGCGCCGACGCTGACCGACGGGACCGTCTACCTGGTCGGCGCGGAAGTGGCGCGCCCCGAGACGCCGGGCAGTTACACCCTCTACGCGGTGGACGCGGCGACCGGTGAGGAGCAGTGGTCGCGGGACATCGGGAGCATCCGTCGGGGACAGCTCCAGCGCATCCGCGAGCGGACCCGGACCCAGCCCTACCCCAGCTTCCTGCTCGACGGGCAGGTCGCGGTCCGGGACGGCCGGGTGTACGTCGTGAACGCGACGCTGGGCCCACAGCGCCTGCTCGCGCTGGACGCCGAGTCCGGTGACGAGGTGTGGCGATTCGACGGTGTCGTCTCCGGCGTCGCCCACCACGAGGACCGCGTCTACCTCGGCGGCTCGACGGACGCCGGGAACGGGACGTACGCGCTCGACGCGGCCACCGGCCGACAGGTGTGGTTCCACCGCGACGCCGAGGCGCCGTACCCCCTGTTCGCGTCGCTGGCCGACGCGGACGGCGTCTACCTGCGGTCGCTGTCGAACGCCTCGACGCGGACCACCATCCTTGCGCTCGACGCCGAGGACGGAACCGTCCGGTGGGAGTTCGCCGACGGCGGGCCACCGATGAGCCTGCTCGACAGCAACGCCTCGGCCGGGACGGTGTTCCTGCGAATCGGGGCCCAGGAGATGCAGAAGCTCGACGCCGGGACGGGCGACATCGACTGGCACATCGGCACCAACCGCGAGGCCGTTCGGTGGCGGGCCGTCGCGGGCGCGGCGAACGTCTACCTCGGTGACGACTACGAACTGTGGGGGGTCGACCGGACGGACGCCCGCTTCGAGGGCACGGAGTCCGAGGGAACGTGGACCGTCCGGCGGGACCCGAACTCGCTGGGCTCGAACGAGCTGTCGGCGGTCCGTGAGGTGAACGGCATCGTCTACACACTCGACGACGCCGGGACCGTGCAGGCATACGACGCCGACGACGGGGAACGGCTGTACGAACACCAGTTCCAGTACGCGGAGATCACCCGGGTCGCCGTCACCGACCGGAAGGCGTACGTCGGGCTGGATACGGGCCAGCTGTACGCGCTGGCGCCGGTGCCCGAAGCGGTCGCCCAGCGGGAATCCGCCACCCCGGCCGGCGACGCGACAGCGGCCGACGCCGGCGACGGAGGACGGCCGACGAGCGCGGTCGGCCCCGGGTTCGGGCTCGTGGGGGCGCTCGCCGCGCTCCTGCTGGGCCTCGTGACCCGGAGGTGGTGGGCGTGA
- a CDS encoding sensor histidine kinase: protein MGVRGGKQVRPPRAWGIGLMGGLLTAGGVVAIPYHFRGEPLVTLLFYGFMDIFVPLSIVASAIYVARTDLEYREIQRATYWMAGVVVVVAGLYLWSRLGDVLAGSGTRSIFADLALFCGFGAALGLVIGMNRARAAQNARLLERTAAQQDALTFINHLLRHNVLNGLQVVDGYGDLLDQHVDEDGARYLRTIRERADHMADLVGTVRVLMRTLADGIEPVAIDVGRVVEREVAIAREGHPEASFETDLDRDVRALADPMLGAVLENLLTNAVVHHDGPSPEVTVTVERVGREVIVRVADDGPGVAGELRERYLVEGSRGPDSGGTGLGLYLVSTLAEAYGGRFALGANEPRGTVAELRLLDAESVDAAREATLH, encoded by the coding sequence ATGGGTGTCCGTGGGGGGAAGCAGGTCCGTCCGCCCCGTGCCTGGGGCATCGGCCTCATGGGCGGGTTGCTGACCGCCGGCGGTGTCGTTGCGATACCCTATCACTTCCGCGGCGAGCCGCTGGTCACCCTCCTCTTCTACGGCTTCATGGACATCTTCGTCCCGCTCTCGATCGTCGCGAGCGCCATCTACGTCGCGCGGACCGACCTGGAGTACCGGGAGATCCAGCGCGCGACCTACTGGATGGCCGGCGTGGTGGTCGTCGTCGCCGGGCTCTATCTCTGGTCACGACTCGGAGATGTCCTCGCGGGATCCGGTACCCGCTCGATCTTCGCGGACCTCGCCCTGTTCTGCGGTTTCGGGGCCGCGCTCGGGCTGGTGATCGGAATGAACCGGGCCCGCGCGGCGCAGAACGCCCGACTCCTCGAGCGAACCGCCGCACAGCAGGACGCGCTGACGTTCATCAACCACCTCCTCCGGCACAACGTCCTCAACGGGCTCCAGGTGGTCGACGGCTACGGCGACCTGCTGGACCAGCACGTCGACGAGGACGGAGCCCGGTACCTCCGGACCATCCGCGAGCGCGCCGACCACATGGCCGACCTCGTCGGGACCGTCCGGGTCCTGATGCGGACGCTCGCCGACGGCATCGAGCCGGTGGCGATCGATGTCGGTCGTGTCGTCGAGCGCGAGGTGGCGATCGCGCGGGAGGGTCACCCGGAGGCATCGTTCGAGACGGACCTCGACCGCGACGTGCGCGCGCTGGCCGACCCGATGCTCGGGGCCGTCCTGGAGAACCTCCTCACCAACGCCGTCGTCCACCACGACGGACCGAGCCCCGAGGTGACGGTCACGGTCGAGCGCGTGGGCCGTGAGGTCATCGTCCGCGTCGCCGACGACGGCCCGGGCGTCGCGGGGGAACTCCGCGAACGGTACCTCGTCGAGGGGAGCCGGGGGCCGGATTCGGGCGGCACCGGGCTCGGACTCTACCTGGTCTCGACGCTGGCCGAGGCGTACGGCGGCCGGTTCGCCCTCGGAGCGAACGAGCCCCGCGGGACCGTCGCGGAACTCCGACTACTGGACGCCGAATCGGTCGACGCCGCCCGTGAAGCAACTCTACATTAG
- a CDS encoding long-chain fatty acid--CoA ligase has translation MPGGHDQTLRPFLWRAETLYGDQEIVSRTHEGIDRYTYDEYSDRTAQLAHALTEAGIETGNRVATFCWNHHRHFETYFAVPTIGAQLHTINPLLPDEHIRFIVQNAEDRTIFVDHSLFQKLAGAIQGADDEFDAVDRLVAMGEGVPEGAGDLPVDVVAYEDFIEGHPTEYDWPDVDEDQPAGMCYTSGTTGMPKGVEYTHKMLWSHSMASLTPQGIPMADDDVVMPVVPMFHVNAWGMPFTATAGGAKHVYPGPSPEPEDIANLIENEGVTITAGVPTVWMGLQDYMQDNDVDLSTLDTVIVGGSAAPESMIRWFDDHDVTLLHAWGMTEMSPLGSVSHLKSDLEDADYETQLDRRSKQGLTVPGVEFKVVDDSGEEVPHDGEAFGELWVRGPWVTKEYFERPEANEEDFEDGWLKTGDIVTVDTDGYLQIVDRAKDVIKSGGEWISSVELENAIMAHDDVAEATVIGVPHEKWQERPVAFVVPGADADESTLDEEIMDLLREDYPKWWLPDDIVYIEEVPKTATGKFSKKDLREEYAGQSLIDETEVPEEAAPDDD, from the coding sequence ATGCCAGGAGGCCACGACCAGACGCTGCGACCGTTCCTGTGGCGCGCCGAGACGCTGTACGGCGACCAGGAGATCGTCTCGCGCACCCACGAGGGTATCGACCGGTACACGTACGACGAGTACAGCGACCGAACCGCCCAGCTCGCCCACGCGCTGACCGAGGCCGGCATCGAGACGGGCAACCGGGTCGCGACGTTCTGCTGGAACCACCACCGCCACTTCGAGACCTACTTCGCGGTGCCGACCATCGGCGCCCAGCTCCACACCATCAACCCGCTCCTGCCGGACGAGCACATCCGGTTCATCGTCCAGAACGCCGAGGACCGGACGATCTTCGTCGACCACTCGCTGTTCCAGAAGCTCGCGGGCGCCATCCAGGGTGCCGACGACGAGTTCGACGCCGTCGACCGCCTCGTCGCGATGGGCGAGGGCGTCCCCGAGGGCGCCGGCGACCTGCCGGTCGACGTGGTGGCCTACGAGGACTTCATCGAGGGGCACCCCACGGAGTACGACTGGCCGGACGTGGACGAGGACCAGCCCGCCGGGATGTGCTACACCTCCGGCACGACGGGGATGCCGAAGGGCGTCGAGTACACGCACAAGATGCTCTGGAGCCACTCGATGGCCTCGCTCACGCCGCAGGGCATCCCGATGGCCGACGACGACGTGGTCATGCCCGTGGTGCCGATGTTCCACGTCAACGCCTGGGGGATGCCGTTCACGGCGACCGCGGGCGGCGCGAAGCACGTCTACCCGGGGCCGTCCCCGGAGCCCGAGGACATCGCGAACCTCATCGAGAACGAGGGCGTCACCATCACGGCCGGCGTCCCGACGGTCTGGATGGGCCTGCAGGACTACATGCAGGACAACGACGTCGACCTCTCGACGCTGGATACGGTCATCGTCGGCGGCTCCGCGGCCCCCGAGTCGATGATCCGCTGGTTCGACGACCACGACGTGACGCTGCTGCATGCGTGGGGCATGACGGAGATGTCCCCGCTGGGCAGCGTCTCGCACCTCAAGAGCGACCTCGAGGACGCGGACTACGAGACCCAGCTCGACCGCCGCTCGAAGCAGGGCCTCACGGTCCCGGGCGTCGAGTTCAAGGTCGTCGACGACTCCGGCGAGGAGGTGCCCCACGACGGCGAGGCGTTCGGTGAACTGTGGGTCCGCGGTCCCTGGGTCACGAAGGAGTACTTCGAGCGGCCCGAGGCCAACGAGGAGGACTTCGAGGACGGCTGGCTGAAGACCGGCGACATCGTCACGGTCGACACGGACGGCTACCTCCAGATCGTCGACCGCGCGAAGGACGTCATCAAGTCCGGCGGCGAGTGGATCTCCAGCGTCGAACTGGAGAACGCCATCATGGCCCACGACGACGTGGCCGAGGCGACCGTCATCGGCGTTCCGCACGAGAAGTGGCAGGAACGACCCGTCGCCTTCGTCGTGCCCGGCGCGGACGCCGACGAGTCCACGCTCGACGAGGAGATCATGGACCTCCTGCGCGAGGACTACCCCAAGTGGTGGCTCCCGGACGACATCGTCTACATCGAGGAGGTGCCCAAGACGGCGACGGGCAAGTTCTCGAAGAAGGACCTCCGCGAGGAGTACGCCGGGCAGTCGCTCATCGACGAGACCGAGGTTCCCGAGGAAGCGGCCCCCGACGACGACTGA
- a CDS encoding PQQ-binding-like beta-propeller repeat protein yields MTRPDGGRRRYSRRALLAGGLTAGVTGLAGCTDGFGEGLGGTGTEAIFQRVSFDDPSELDGWPSRGYSPTNLGWKPNTTGPTGNVGVEWAFDTGTAQPMGSSPAVVDGTVYVGHADGGVYAVDAASGEEVWSATTGDPIRWSSPTVADGTVYIGSTDDHFYAFDAGSGDLLWRHETRSDVNSSPVVADGRVFFATDAGYVYGLDSLTGSVVWETPRPVGGRIQSGLAAADGTVYVTGGQVIAFDAASGAEQWRAGSGANQPPNGTPTVAGDLVLGEFGQYLGAVTTDGEELGGAYRYGVNGWGSPAVAGDTVYVATKGYSPDPTVHAVEIRASNVTMKATVAWQATTGRGIFSSPAVVDGTVYVASSAPSVAAFGAEDGAERWRLEVPVSDYSSPAVVDGRLYVGGIDGKLYALGEG; encoded by the coding sequence ATGACGCGACCAGACGGGGGCCGACGACGTTACTCCAGACGCGCGTTGCTCGCGGGGGGACTCACCGCGGGCGTGACCGGCCTCGCCGGGTGTACCGACGGGTTCGGCGAGGGGCTCGGCGGCACCGGCACCGAGGCCATCTTCCAGCGGGTCTCGTTCGACGACCCGTCCGAACTGGACGGGTGGCCGTCCCGCGGGTACAGTCCGACGAACCTCGGGTGGAAGCCGAACACGACCGGCCCGACGGGGAACGTCGGCGTGGAGTGGGCGTTCGACACCGGCACGGCCCAGCCGATGGGGAGCAGCCCGGCGGTCGTCGACGGGACGGTGTACGTCGGCCACGCCGACGGCGGCGTGTACGCGGTGGACGCGGCCTCCGGCGAGGAGGTCTGGAGCGCGACCACCGGCGACCCCATCCGGTGGAGTTCGCCGACGGTCGCCGACGGGACCGTCTACATCGGCTCCACGGACGACCACTTCTACGCGTTCGACGCGGGCTCGGGCGACCTGCTGTGGCGCCACGAGACCCGGAGCGACGTGAACAGTTCGCCGGTCGTGGCGGATGGGCGGGTGTTCTTCGCCACCGACGCGGGGTACGTCTATGGCCTCGACTCGCTCACCGGGAGCGTCGTCTGGGAGACGCCACGGCCCGTCGGTGGTCGCATCCAGAGCGGACTCGCGGCCGCCGACGGGACGGTGTACGTCACCGGCGGGCAGGTCATCGCCTTCGACGCCGCCAGCGGTGCCGAGCAGTGGCGGGCGGGGAGCGGCGCCAACCAGCCGCCCAACGGCACGCCGACGGTCGCCGGTGACCTCGTCCTCGGCGAGTTCGGGCAGTATCTCGGCGCGGTCACGACCGACGGCGAGGAACTGGGCGGCGCCTACCGCTACGGCGTGAACGGGTGGGGGAGTCCCGCCGTCGCCGGGGACACGGTGTACGTGGCCACCAAGGGGTACAGTCCGGACCCGACGGTCCACGCCGTGGAGATCAGGGCGTCGAACGTGACGATGAAGGCGACGGTGGCGTGGCAGGCCACGACGGGCCGTGGCATCTTCTCCAGTCCGGCCGTCGTCGACGGGACCGTCTACGTCGCCAGTAGCGCACCCAGCGTCGCGGCGTTCGGCGCCGAGGACGGCGCCGAGCGCTGGCGGCTGGAGGTGCCGGTCTCGGACTACTCCTCGCCCGCCGTCGTGGACGGACGGCTCTACGTCGGCGGTATCGACGGGAAGCTCTACGCGCTCGGGGAAGGGTAG
- a CDS encoding class I adenylate-forming enzyme family protein: MNFANYLDMAAAEAPTDLAITDPQRDLTYRELAGETDAFANALAELGVEPGDRVALYLPNSTAFVASYFGAMKHGAIPFPINMRFEGPEVEYVLDDAGATALVTVGQFEDAAASFETDALEHLIVAEGERGHDYRSLVGEHAGVGYDIHPRKSYELAELLYTSGTTGRPKGVKHTHGNLQANADGLIGAMNWTSDEAALTVCPCFHVSGLNVTTTPFVVAGAENHLLPTWDIDLALSTMAERDVTYAFFIPTMLVDILNQGIGDHDLSALETVGVGGSPMPKERIEAAEELLDIKLLEGYGMTETTPLAAINTPDQDVYKAGSIGPPAREVVDVRIEDPETKEAVGTNEKGEMLWHGDTITPGYYNLPEENEQAFVQREGKEWLRSGDVARMDEDGHLFVEDRIDDMIITGGENVYPREVEEVLYGVEGVAEVAVVGAPDDRLGERIIAFVVGDVTADQLEAGCRGTLTDYKVPKEFRVVDELPKTSTQKMDKVALRDQLE, translated from the coding sequence ATGAACTTCGCGAACTACCTGGACATGGCAGCCGCGGAGGCACCGACCGACCTCGCCATCACGGACCCGCAGCGGGACCTGACCTATCGTGAACTCGCTGGAGAGACCGACGCGTTCGCCAACGCGCTGGCGGAACTGGGCGTCGAGCCGGGGGACCGGGTCGCGCTCTACCTCCCGAACAGCACCGCGTTCGTGGCGAGCTACTTCGGCGCGATGAAGCACGGCGCCATCCCGTTCCCCATCAACATGCGGTTCGAGGGGCCGGAGGTGGAGTACGTCCTCGACGACGCCGGCGCGACGGCGCTGGTGACGGTGGGCCAGTTCGAGGACGCCGCGGCCTCGTTCGAGACCGACGCCCTCGAGCATCTCATCGTCGCCGAGGGGGAGCGGGGCCACGACTACAGGTCGCTCGTCGGCGAGCACGCCGGCGTGGGGTACGACATCCACCCGCGCAAGAGCTACGAACTGGCCGAGCTGCTCTACACCTCGGGAACCACCGGCCGGCCGAAGGGCGTCAAGCACACGCACGGGAACCTGCAGGCGAACGCCGACGGCCTCATCGGCGCGATGAACTGGACCAGCGACGAGGCCGCGCTGACGGTCTGTCCGTGCTTCCACGTCTCCGGCCTGAACGTGACCACGACGCCGTTCGTCGTCGCGGGCGCGGAGAACCACCTCCTCCCGACCTGGGACATCGACCTCGCGCTGTCGACGATGGCCGAGCGCGACGTGACGTACGCCTTCTTCATCCCGACGATGCTGGTCGACATCCTCAACCAGGGCATCGGCGACCACGACCTCTCGGCGCTGGAGACGGTCGGGGTCGGTGGCTCGCCGATGCCCAAAGAGCGCATCGAGGCCGCCGAGGAGCTGCTCGACATCAAGCTCCTGGAGGGGTACGGGATGACCGAGACGACGCCACTCGCGGCTATCAACACCCCCGACCAGGACGTCTACAAGGCGGGGAGCATCGGCCCACCGGCCCGCGAGGTGGTCGACGTCCGCATCGAGGACCCCGAGACGAAGGAGGCCGTGGGGACGAACGAGAAGGGCGAGATGCTCTGGCACGGCGACACCATCACGCCGGGCTACTACAACCTGCCCGAGGAGAACGAGCAGGCCTTCGTACAGCGGGAGGGCAAGGAGTGGCTCCGCTCGGGCGACGTGGCGCGGATGGACGAGGACGGCCACCTGTTCGTCGAGGACCGCATCGACGACATGATCATCACCGGCGGGGAGAACGTCTACCCCCGCGAGGTCGAGGAGGTGCTGTACGGCGTCGAGGGCGTCGCGGAGGTCGCCGTCGTCGGCGCGCCGGACGACCGCCTGGGCGAGCGCATCATCGCGTTCGTCGTCGGCGACGTGACCGCGGACCAGCTGGAGGCCGGCTGTCGCGGGACGCTCACCGACTACAAGGTCCCCAAGGAGTTCCGCGTCGTCGACGAGTTGCCGAAGACCTCCACGCAGAAGATGGACAAGGTGGCGCTGCGCGACCAGCTGGAGTGA
- a CDS encoding acyl-CoA dehydrogenase family protein yields the protein MELDLLAASIVPEHARDAKAEAREFAQEHIAPNAEDHFDSGEYPWEVLEAGMDAGLVAADVPEAYGGRGWDLYEILAAAEEFYRADAGIGLVLQLASFGSEMLVEYGSEAQKEEYLAPVGRNEQLTGLAVSEPETGSDLAGMTTTAEKEGDEWVLDGEKYWVGNGVEADWLTLYAKTGDDPDNRYGNYSLFIVPTDTPGYEAEHTPEKMGMRASKQAHIVLDGCRIPEENLIGTEGAGFYMLADFFNHGRVVVGGHGLGIAAAAIEEAWDFVHGRNAFGRQVNEFQAVQHTLADMRLTFEQARSLNWRAAEHVVENEQAGLWASMAKVASTEAAVDCSERGMQLHGGRSIFHDRRIARAYRDARIPVIYEGANEIQRNLIYSQS from the coding sequence ATGGAACTCGACCTGCTAGCGGCGTCCATCGTCCCCGAGCACGCACGCGACGCCAAGGCCGAGGCTCGCGAGTTCGCGCAGGAACACATCGCACCCAACGCCGAGGACCACTTCGACAGCGGCGAGTACCCGTGGGAGGTGCTGGAAGCGGGGATGGACGCCGGCCTCGTGGCCGCCGACGTCCCCGAGGCGTACGGCGGCCGGGGCTGGGACCTGTACGAGATCCTGGCCGCCGCCGAGGAGTTCTACCGGGCTGACGCCGGCATCGGGCTGGTCCTCCAGCTCGCCTCCTTCGGTAGCGAGATGCTGGTCGAGTACGGCTCCGAGGCCCAGAAGGAGGAGTACCTCGCACCCGTCGGCCGGAACGAGCAGCTGACGGGCCTCGCGGTGTCCGAACCCGAGACGGGGAGCGACCTGGCAGGGATGACGACGACCGCCGAGAAGGAGGGCGACGAGTGGGTGCTGGACGGTGAGAAGTACTGGGTCGGCAACGGCGTCGAGGCCGACTGGCTGACGCTGTACGCGAAGACGGGCGATGACCCCGACAACCGGTACGGCAACTACTCGCTGTTCATCGTCCCGACCGACACGCCCGGGTACGAGGCCGAGCACACCCCCGAGAAGATGGGGATGCGCGCCTCGAAGCAGGCCCACATCGTCCTCGACGGCTGCCGCATCCCCGAGGAGAACCTCATCGGCACGGAGGGTGCCGGCTTCTACATGCTGGCCGACTTCTTCAACCACGGCCGCGTCGTCGTCGGCGGGCACGGGCTGGGTATCGCCGCGGCAGCCATCGAGGAGGCCTGGGACTTCGTCCACGGCCGGAACGCCTTCGGCCGGCAGGTCAACGAGTTCCAGGCCGTCCAGCACACGCTCGCGGATATGCGGCTCACCTTCGAGCAGGCGCGCTCGCTGAACTGGCGCGCCGCCGAGCACGTCGTCGAGAACGAGCAGGCCGGCCTCTGGGCGTCGATGGCGAAGGTGGCCTCCACGGAGGCCGCCGTGGACTGTTCCGAACGCGGGATGCAGCTGCACGGCGGCCGGTCCATCTTCCACGACCGGCGCATTGCCCGGGCCTACCGTGACGCCCGCATCCCGGTCATCTACGAGGGTGCCAACGAGATCCAGCGGAACCTGATCTACAGTCAGTCCTGA